One window from the genome of Cyclobacterium amurskyense encodes:
- a CDS encoding FAD-binding domain-containing protein: MPIGEAEKLIQELAWRDYWQQVWLAKGEAIHTDLKQEQWPVSNNQIPKAIVEASTGIEVVDAGIRELYDTGYMHNHMRMYVAAICCNLAHSHWLTPARWMYAHLLDGDIASNQLSWQWVAGTFSNKKYYANQENINRFFYSRQRDTFLDVPYEYFGQMETPEVLKENRALKVAFNLPQPSKPVTIQNKNTLIYNYYNLDPDWHREEDFQRILLLEPSLFEKFPVHQKCIDFAMGLADNIPDIQLFVGEFDALLTQISPEKIIYKEHPLNGHYQGIQEPREWLSNVIGYYPSFFSFWKKCKKELLK; encoded by the coding sequence ATGCCTATTGGAGAAGCAGAAAAACTTATCCAAGAGCTTGCCTGGAGAGATTACTGGCAGCAGGTATGGTTGGCCAAAGGAGAAGCCATTCATACAGACTTGAAGCAGGAACAATGGCCGGTTTCAAATAATCAGATACCAAAAGCCATAGTGGAGGCATCAACGGGAATTGAAGTAGTAGATGCAGGCATTAGGGAATTGTATGATACAGGTTATATGCACAACCATATGCGCATGTATGTGGCAGCCATTTGTTGTAACCTGGCGCATTCCCATTGGTTGACACCTGCCAGGTGGATGTACGCCCATCTTTTGGATGGAGATATTGCGAGCAATCAGCTCAGTTGGCAATGGGTGGCCGGTACTTTTTCCAATAAGAAATATTATGCCAATCAAGAAAATATCAATCGCTTCTTCTACAGCAGGCAGCGCGATACTTTCCTGGATGTGCCCTATGAGTATTTTGGACAGATGGAAACCCCTGAAGTTTTGAAAGAAAATAGAGCTTTGAAAGTAGCGTTTAACTTGCCACAGCCCTCAAAGCCCGTGACAATTCAAAATAAAAATACCCTGATCTACAACTATTATAACCTGGACCCTGATTGGCACAGGGAAGAAGATTTTCAGCGCATATTGCTTTTGGAACCCTCTCTTTTCGAAAAATTTCCGGTTCATCAAAAATGCATTGATTTTGCAATGGGGCTGGCGGATAATATTCCCGACATTCAATTGTTTGTGGGGGAGTTTGATGCACTTCTTACCCAAATAAGCCCGGAGAAAATCATTTATAAGGAACACCCGCTCAATGGACATTATCAAGGTATTCAGGAGCCCAGAGAATGGCTCAGTAATGTGATAGGGTATTATCCTTCCTTTTTTTCTTTTTGGAAAAAGTGTAAGAAAGAACTTCTGAAATGA
- a CDS encoding peroxiredoxin-like family protein — protein MKGVDEIIIKAKAFQQGKNAIKIGAKAPIFELPNPQGNTISLTSLLNKGPVVITFYRGSWCPYCNLQLRALEAKLSDIHELGATLVAISPEVPDGSMTENEISKMEFIVLSDQDAKVASKYGVAWEVPEFLIEHMRVDRKIDLEKINNGNGTILPLPATFVLGSDGVVKWSYVNVDYRTRSEPDEIIEALKNLS, from the coding sequence ATGAAAGGTGTTGATGAAATAATTATTAAGGCAAAAGCTTTCCAACAGGGAAAGAATGCGATTAAAATTGGGGCAAAAGCGCCAATTTTCGAGCTACCTAACCCACAGGGGAATACCATTTCCTTAACTTCTTTATTGAATAAAGGGCCTGTTGTGATTACATTTTATCGCGGAAGTTGGTGTCCTTACTGTAACTTACAGCTAAGAGCCTTAGAAGCCAAATTGAGTGATATCCATGAATTAGGCGCTACATTAGTTGCCATCAGTCCTGAAGTGCCTGACGGGTCAATGACAGAAAATGAAATTAGTAAAATGGAATTTATTGTATTGTCTGACCAAGATGCCAAGGTGGCTTCAAAATATGGTGTTGCTTGGGAGGTACCGGAATTTTTGATTGAACATATGCGAGTAGATCGTAAAATTGATTTGGAAAAAATCAATAACGGTAATGGCACCATATTACCACTTCCTGCCACTTTTGTGTTAGGAAGTGACGGGGTGGTCAAGTGGAGCTATGTCAATGTTGATTATAGAACACGTTCAGAACCTGATGAGATTATTGAGGCCTTAAAAAATCTATCTTAG
- a CDS encoding prolyl oligopeptidase family serine peptidase yields MMQNDFILLPKLKKNSLLCLTILTLACTNENHFKPIPVEYPITEKSDHVDLYWGEEVADPYRWLEDDYAENTKEWVIAQNKVTFDYLDKIPFREAIRERLEKVWNYEKVGAPFFYGDWTYYFKNDGLQNQSVLYRSRDEGKEEVFLDPNKLSEDGSTSLSSIAFTKDGSLFAYAVSVAGSDWRDIYVMDTESKTLLKDQIKDAKFTGISWEGKKGFYYSTYAQPDGSKLSALTNDHRLYFHELGTTQAEDVLVFGNDETPKRYVSCTVTEDGQVLVISAANSTTGNELYIKDLSKAGSTIKPIVANMDNNHGVLDHREGWLLVQTNKDAPNNQLVKIDLNNPEPEKWQVLVPEKEQVMQVSKGGGKLFATYLKDAISEIRQYDYEGKEESRIELPGAGTVSGFSSKKTQDSIYYSFTSYVQPGSIYRYSIREGKSKLYRQPQLDFDPEAYESHQVFYTSKDGTKVPMIITHKKGLALNGKNPTILYGYGGFNISLTPAFSIANTVWLENGGIYAVPNIRGGGEYGENWHKAGTKLQKQNVFDDFIAAGEYLIHEGYTSSDYLAIKGGSNGGLLVGATMIQRPDLARVALPAVGVMDMLRYHQFTAGAGWAYDYGTADESEEMYRYLKSYSPVHALKQGTAYPATLVTTADHDDRVVPAHSFKFAAALQEAHKGELPVLIRIETNAGHGAGKPTSKVIEEQADIFAFTLYNMGVDFGGKSE; encoded by the coding sequence ATGATGCAAAACGACTTTATATTATTACCCAAATTGAAAAAAAACAGTCTTTTGTGTCTGACAATTCTGACCTTGGCATGTACTAATGAAAACCATTTCAAACCTATACCTGTGGAATACCCAATTACCGAAAAATCTGATCATGTTGACTTGTATTGGGGGGAAGAAGTAGCAGACCCTTACCGATGGCTAGAGGACGATTATGCTGAAAACACCAAAGAATGGGTGATTGCCCAAAATAAAGTCACTTTTGATTACTTGGATAAAATCCCTTTTAGAGAGGCCATAAGAGAAAGGCTTGAAAAAGTATGGAATTATGAGAAAGTAGGGGCTCCTTTTTTCTACGGTGACTGGACTTATTACTTTAAGAATGACGGACTGCAAAATCAGTCTGTGCTGTACAGATCACGGGATGAAGGAAAAGAAGAAGTCTTTTTGGATCCCAATAAGCTGTCTGAAGATGGCAGCACTTCCTTGTCCAGTATTGCCTTCACCAAAGATGGAAGTTTATTTGCCTATGCTGTTTCTGTCGCAGGATCGGATTGGAGGGATATCTATGTCATGGACACCGAAAGCAAGACCTTACTAAAAGATCAAATCAAGGATGCCAAATTCACAGGCATTTCATGGGAAGGAAAAAAAGGCTTTTACTACAGTACCTATGCCCAACCTGACGGATCCAAGCTTTCTGCATTGACCAATGATCACAGGCTTTATTTCCACGAATTGGGTACCACACAAGCTGAAGATGTACTGGTATTTGGAAATGATGAAACACCTAAAAGGTATGTTTCATGTACTGTTACGGAGGATGGTCAAGTCCTTGTTATTAGTGCTGCTAACAGCACCACTGGAAACGAATTGTACATCAAAGATTTAAGCAAAGCAGGTAGTACCATCAAGCCCATCGTAGCAAACATGGACAACAACCATGGCGTTTTGGATCATCGGGAAGGATGGCTGTTGGTCCAAACCAACAAGGATGCACCCAACAACCAACTGGTAAAAATTGACCTGAACAATCCCGAACCGGAAAAATGGCAGGTGCTTGTTCCTGAAAAAGAACAAGTCATGCAAGTATCCAAAGGTGGTGGGAAGCTATTTGCTACTTACTTAAAAGACGCCATCAGCGAAATTCGCCAATATGACTATGAAGGCAAGGAAGAAAGCAGAATCGAACTTCCCGGAGCAGGTACTGTTAGTGGTTTCTCCTCCAAAAAAACGCAAGACAGCATTTATTATTCCTTCACTTCCTATGTGCAACCGGGAAGCATTTATCGTTATTCAATAAGAGAAGGGAAGAGTAAACTTTACCGACAACCCCAACTGGATTTTGACCCAGAGGCCTATGAAAGCCATCAGGTTTTTTACACTTCCAAGGATGGCACTAAAGTACCTATGATCATCACCCATAAAAAAGGCTTGGCCTTGAATGGCAAGAACCCTACAATATTGTACGGATATGGCGGTTTTAACATTAGCCTCACACCTGCTTTCAGCATAGCCAATACCGTATGGTTAGAAAATGGTGGTATTTATGCTGTCCCTAATATCAGGGGAGGTGGAGAATATGGTGAAAATTGGCACAAGGCTGGCACTAAACTTCAGAAGCAAAATGTATTTGATGATTTCATAGCTGCGGGAGAGTATTTAATTCATGAAGGATACACTTCAAGTGACTACTTGGCCATCAAAGGCGGTAGCAATGGTGGTTTACTCGTGGGCGCTACGATGATCCAAAGACCTGATCTTGCCAGAGTGGCTTTGCCTGCTGTAGGAGTTATGGACATGCTAAGGTACCATCAGTTTACTGCAGGGGCAGGATGGGCCTATGATTACGGAACTGCAGATGAGAGTGAAGAGATGTACCGGTACCTAAAAAGTTATTCACCTGTTCATGCCTTGAAGCAAGGAACAGCCTACCCGGCAACTTTGGTCACTACGGCCGACCATGATGACCGTGTGGTTCCTGCACATTCCTTTAAATTTGCTGCAGCACTTCAGGAAGCCCATAAAGGAGAATTGCCCGTATTGATCCGAATCGAAACCAATGCAGGACATGGTGCAGGCAAGCCTACTTCGAAGGTGATTGAGGAACAGGCAGATATCTTTGCCTTTACCCTTTATAATATGGGGGTGGATTTTGGAGGGAAAAGTGAGTAG
- the tnpB gene encoding IS66 family insertion sequence element accessory protein TnpB (TnpB, as the term is used for proteins encoded by IS66 family insertion elements, is considered an accessory protein, since TnpC, encoded by a neighboring gene, is a DDE family transposase.): protein MLALSSSCRYFLYDKPTDMRFGINALSGLVRNKLGFDPMNGDVFIFIGKRGNQIRLLQWDKDGFALYIKKLERGTFERPILTGTAITSTQLSFLLQGVRLESVRYRTRYTPLKRA, encoded by the coding sequence ATGCTTGCGCTATCCTCTTCATGTCGTTACTTTTTATATGATAAGCCCACTGATATGCGTTTTGGTATCAATGCCCTTTCTGGACTGGTACGTAACAAGCTTGGTTTTGACCCCATGAATGGAGATGTGTTCATTTTTATTGGCAAGCGAGGCAACCAAATCCGACTTTTGCAATGGGACAAAGATGGTTTTGCCTTATATATCAAAAAGTTGGAACGAGGCACTTTTGAACGTCCTATTCTCACCGGAACAGCCATTACGAGTACTCAACTCAGCTTCCTCTTACAGGGGGTAAGGCTAGAATCGGTACGCTACAGAACCCGATACACACCCTTAAAAAGGGCATGA
- a CDS encoding DUF2256 domain-containing protein, whose amino-acid sequence MKKKDLPEKVCWTCKRPFTWRKKWKRDWEQVKYCSEKCKRNKDNERH is encoded by the coding sequence ATGAAGAAAAAAGACCTTCCCGAAAAAGTTTGTTGGACTTGTAAACGCCCATTTACCTGGCGAAAAAAATGGAAAAGGGATTGGGAGCAAGTGAAGTACTGCAGTGAAAAATGCAAAAGAAATAAAGACAATGAAAGGCATTAA
- a CDS encoding TIGR03643 family protein has product MTGTDTDRIIEMAWEDRTPFEAIYTQFGLKEAEVIAFMRRSLHPGSFKRWRKRVNSGVSKKHLYKRSEAISRFKSSRQRDISNNKISKR; this is encoded by the coding sequence ATGACAGGAACTGATACAGACAGAATTATCGAGATGGCATGGGAAGATAGGACGCCTTTTGAAGCCATTTATACCCAATTTGGCCTTAAGGAGGCAGAGGTGATTGCATTTATGCGAAGATCCCTACATCCCGGCTCATTTAAACGCTGGAGAAAACGGGTAAACAGCGGTGTCAGCAAAAAGCACCTTTATAAAAGGAGTGAAGCTATCAGCCGTTTTAAATCTTCCAGACAAAGAGATATCTCCAACAATAAAATTTCAAAAAGATAA
- a CDS encoding acyl-CoA thioester hydrolase/BAAT C-terminal domain-containing protein codes for MRNRKYILIVGMLFLLFGGYFIADKMLFSGVKPRAVDGNGFQANFFAKESIKNSPTVILIGGGQWGDYWGQQFAQKGLVGLSLPYIGKEGLPELPEGIELTYFENVLNWLKAQTEVNPNKIVVMGASRNAELALVLASVLPKHIRGVVAYAPSAVSWSNTVLPYNSNEIKASWKYKGIDIPYLPMDKIKGNKTNKIEMEGYWLDGLAKKDLLQKAMIKVENINGPILLFSGTDDKVWPSSVMSDLIEKRLTEHDFEHAFQNIKYDNAGHLISNNPEHKERLRTGRVNIDGKEYTYEFGGTEGGDFKAKQEAKIKLMEFIDKL; via the coding sequence ATGAGAAATAGAAAGTATATTTTAATTGTTGGAATGCTATTCCTCCTATTTGGTGGCTACTTTATTGCTGACAAGATGCTTTTCAGTGGGGTTAAACCCAGGGCTGTAGACGGGAATGGTTTTCAAGCAAACTTCTTTGCCAAGGAAAGCATTAAGAATAGCCCCACAGTAATCTTGATAGGTGGAGGCCAATGGGGAGATTATTGGGGCCAACAATTTGCTCAAAAAGGCTTGGTTGGATTGTCGCTACCTTATATAGGAAAGGAAGGATTGCCAGAATTGCCTGAAGGAATTGAGTTGACCTATTTTGAAAATGTCCTCAATTGGCTTAAAGCGCAAACAGAGGTTAATCCAAACAAAATAGTGGTGATGGGTGCTTCAAGAAATGCTGAATTAGCGCTGGTGCTTGCCTCAGTATTACCCAAACACATTCGTGGCGTGGTGGCTTATGCCCCAAGTGCTGTGTCTTGGTCAAATACTGTTTTGCCCTATAATTCCAATGAAATAAAAGCGAGTTGGAAATACAAAGGAATTGATATTCCTTATCTGCCTATGGATAAAATCAAGGGAAATAAGACCAATAAAATTGAGATGGAAGGCTATTGGTTGGATGGATTGGCGAAAAAAGATTTACTTCAAAAAGCCATGATCAAGGTAGAAAATATTAACGGGCCTATCCTGCTTTTTTCTGGAACGGATGACAAGGTCTGGCCATCCTCAGTCATGTCAGACTTGATAGAAAAGAGATTGACGGAACATGACTTTGAGCATGCCTTTCAGAATATTAAATATGACAATGCGGGACATTTAATTTCTAACAATCCTGAGCATAAAGAGCGCCTTAGAACCGGAAGGGTCAACATTGATGGAAAAGAGTATACTTATGAATTTGGCGGGACTGAGGGTGGTGATTTCAAAGCAAAACAGGAAGCCAAAATAAAGTTGATGGAATTCATTGATAAGTTATAA
- the tnpA gene encoding IS66 family insertion sequence element accessory protein TnpA — protein MKRQTESNMRKLYQEWLSSGVSRSEFSDMHGIVRTTFYYWTKKFSAQEEETNNGKAFQLLDPIPSVGRVGRVIAHIHYPSGISLEIYDGVSPEFIKTLLV, from the coding sequence ATGAAAAGACAGACAGAAAGCAATATGCGTAAACTTTATCAAGAATGGTTATCCTCAGGGGTTAGCAGATCAGAATTTTCCGATATGCATGGTATTGTTCGAACAACTTTTTATTATTGGACCAAAAAATTCAGCGCACAGGAAGAAGAAACAAATAATGGAAAAGCTTTTCAATTGCTGGACCCTATCCCATCTGTTGGTCGAGTTGGCCGAGTAATAGCGCATATTCATTATCCTTCAGGAATCAGCCTGGAAATCTATGATGGGGTCTCACCTGAGTTTATTAAAACGCTTCTTGTCTAA
- a CDS encoding DUF6364 family protein — translation MDSKLTLKLDNGVIERAKMYAKEQNISLSKLIENYLDALTKGNAGKAEVSPLVESLTGVVKLKEGAENRKYIDYLSNKYN, via the coding sequence ATGGATTCAAAACTGACCTTAAAACTTGATAATGGTGTAATTGAGCGTGCGAAGATGTACGCCAAAGAACAGAACATTAGCTTGTCAAAATTAATTGAAAATTATTTGGATGCACTTACAAAGGGAAATGCTGGAAAGGCAGAAGTAAGCCCGTTGGTCGAGAGTTTAACAGGTGTGGTTAAATTGAAAGAAGGTGCAGAGAATAGAAAATACATTGATTATTTATCCAATAAGTATAACTAA
- a CDS encoding REP-associated tyrosine transposase, whose protein sequence is MPYFLTFLVVGWADVFSRKVYRDFILENLAYCRKEKGLFLFGYVIMTNHLHLVVQQKDANLSGWVCDFKKFTSKKLLKMIIENPQESRKEWLKIIFAYHAKFNKRTGEMQFWTHENHAIELYRTEMIESRMNYIHENPVRAGIMEKPEDYMCSSARNYAGLEGLITVDHW, encoded by the coding sequence ATGCCCTATTTTTTAACATTCCTAGTGGTGGGATGGGCAGATGTGTTTTCAAGAAAAGTCTATCGAGATTTTATCTTGGAAAATCTGGCTTATTGTAGAAAGGAAAAGGGACTTTTCCTCTTTGGTTATGTCATCATGACCAATCACCTTCACTTGGTTGTCCAACAAAAAGATGCGAATTTATCAGGATGGGTGTGTGATTTTAAGAAATTTACAAGCAAGAAATTGCTAAAAATGATAATTGAAAACCCTCAGGAAAGCAGAAAGGAATGGTTGAAGATAATTTTTGCCTATCATGCGAAATTTAATAAAAGAACTGGGGAGATGCAATTTTGGACACATGAAAACCATGCTATCGAACTTTATCGAACTGAAATGATTGAAAGTAGAATGAATTATATACATGAGAATCCGGTAAGGGCAGGAATCATGGAAAAACCAGAGGATTACATGTGTTCAAGTGCAAGGAATTATGCTGGATTAGAAGGTTTAATAACCGTGGATCATTGGTAA
- a CDS encoding Cif family virulence factor — protein sequence MRHILIVIIFVLGVQTTNAQTLSEPDSLQVINKINDWNQGWKIKDVKLACKWYSKNADFTNAFGFNMIGQEAIQQYLTRVFGFDFVMAGNTVQTSLKFKKISDKAILVITTVERMGQETADNISLGTRNTTHYRLFEKTDQWEITAHLISDARSTASEKH from the coding sequence ATGAGACATATATTAATAGTAATTATATTTGTTTTAGGGGTGCAAACAACAAATGCTCAAACTCTTTCTGAACCTGATAGTTTGCAGGTCATAAATAAAATAAATGATTGGAATCAAGGTTGGAAAATAAAAGATGTGAAATTAGCCTGTAAATGGTATTCAAAGAATGCTGATTTCACCAATGCTTTCGGATTTAATATGATTGGACAAGAAGCAATACAACAATATCTGACTAGAGTTTTTGGATTTGACTTTGTGATGGCTGGAAATACGGTACAGACCTCACTAAAATTTAAAAAGATATCTGATAAAGCAATTCTTGTAATTACAACAGTTGAAAGAATGGGGCAGGAAACTGCTGATAATATAAGCTTAGGTACTCGAAATACAACTCATTATAGATTATTTGAAAAAACTGACCAATGGGAAATTACTGCTCATTTGATATCGGATGCTAGAAGTACAGCATCAGAAAAACACTAA
- a CDS encoding type II toxin-antitoxin system VapC family toxin — translation MDRILVDTNVVLDLLGKRESFLKEAQELFTLSDKGKVKLFVSALTFANTYYILSQQLKVSSARKVLRQFKVLVEVVPIDDKVIELALDSEFKDFEDAIQYYSAIENGVRIIITRNQKDFKHSKIPVLSAKEYLGMKG, via the coding sequence ATGGATAGAATACTTGTAGATACCAATGTGGTTTTGGATTTATTAGGGAAACGGGAAAGTTTTTTAAAAGAGGCTCAGGAGCTATTTACCCTGAGTGATAAAGGAAAGGTGAAATTATTTGTGTCAGCACTTACTTTTGCCAATACCTATTATATCCTTTCTCAGCAATTGAAGGTTTCAAGTGCGAGAAAGGTACTTAGGCAGTTCAAGGTATTGGTTGAAGTTGTTCCCATAGATGATAAGGTGATTGAATTGGCGCTTGATTCGGAATTTAAAGATTTTGAAGATGCGATACAGTATTATTCTGCTATTGAAAATGGAGTTAGAATAATCATTACGAGAAACCAAAAAGATTTTAAGCATTCGAAGATTCCAGTATTGTCTGCCAAGGAATACCTCGGAATGAAAGGATGA
- a CDS encoding transposase — protein sequence MIIENPQESRKEWLKIIFAYHAKFNKRTGEMQFWTHENHAIELYRTEMIESRMNYIHENPVRAGIIEKPEDYMCSSARNYAGLEGLITVDHW from the coding sequence ATGATAATTGAAAACCCTCAGGAAAGCAGAAAGGAATGGTTGAAGATAATTTTTGCCTATCATGCGAAATTTAATAAAAGAACTGGGGAGATGCAATTTTGGACACATGAAAACCATGCTATCGAACTTTATCGAACTGAAATGATTGAAAGTAGAATGAATTATATACATGAGAATCCGGTAAGGGCAGGAATCATAGAAAAACCAGAGGATTACATGTGTTCAAGTGCAAGGAATTATGCTGGATTGGAAGGTTTGATAACCGTGGATCATTGGTAA
- the tnpC gene encoding IS66 family transposase, giving the protein MENETIDYKKLYEQELQAHQESLLTISEKESAIADLQHELEKFRGYIFGTKSEKRTANVGLNQMGLFELGTTQAVQEELSESVPTTEQKTTPKKRAKGTSRMSLPEELRREEVVIEPKESTEGCVQIGQEVTEVLEVVPASFYVKRYVRPKYARPNGEGILIGTLPDRVIEKGIPSESVIAQLIVDKYVYGMPLHRQLDKYSKMGVRIPASSASDWVIKGWEQLKPLSDLLSMVVLSQKYLQVDETPIKVLDRDNKKGIHQGFMWLYHAPVDRLVLFDYRKGRDRSGPKEMLADFKGIIQTDGYKVYDSLYGKHDTIHLTFCMAHARRKFVEALNDNEEQANHVLDEMQLLYKLEAQMREKGYDYLQKTKERKEHATPVLDRLGQWLEKHQYSHRPTSPMGKAIEYTRSRWAGLSVYALHGQMEIDNNLVENAVRPLAIGRKAYLFAGSHKAAEMTAAMYSFMASCKKNKINEFEWLKDVFERIQSHKQKDLYQLLPSNWEKHKIK; this is encoded by the coding sequence ATGGAAAATGAGACAATCGACTACAAAAAGCTATATGAGCAAGAGCTCCAAGCCCATCAGGAGTCATTGTTGACCATCTCCGAAAAGGAAAGTGCAATAGCAGACCTACAGCATGAACTTGAAAAGTTCAGGGGGTATATTTTTGGCACCAAGAGTGAAAAGAGAACCGCTAATGTGGGACTAAATCAGATGGGGCTTTTCGAGCTAGGCACTACCCAAGCTGTACAAGAGGAGCTTTCCGAGTCAGTACCTACCACAGAGCAAAAAACCACTCCAAAGAAAAGAGCCAAGGGCACCTCTCGTATGAGCCTTCCCGAAGAGCTCAGAAGGGAAGAAGTGGTGATAGAGCCAAAAGAATCCACTGAAGGTTGTGTACAGATAGGTCAGGAAGTAACCGAAGTATTGGAAGTAGTTCCGGCATCTTTTTATGTGAAACGCTACGTGCGTCCAAAATACGCAAGACCGAACGGTGAAGGCATCCTCATTGGTACATTACCAGATAGAGTAATAGAAAAGGGAATACCTTCAGAATCAGTGATTGCTCAACTTATCGTAGACAAATATGTCTACGGAATGCCGCTTCACAGGCAGCTGGATAAATACAGCAAGATGGGCGTAAGAATCCCTGCTTCGAGTGCCTCTGACTGGGTAATTAAGGGCTGGGAACAGCTCAAGCCACTCTCCGATCTACTCAGTATGGTAGTCCTAAGTCAAAAATACCTTCAGGTAGACGAAACGCCTATAAAAGTGTTAGATAGAGATAACAAAAAAGGTATTCATCAGGGGTTCATGTGGCTTTATCATGCGCCGGTAGATAGACTAGTACTCTTTGATTACAGAAAAGGAAGGGATCGCTCGGGTCCCAAAGAAATGCTTGCTGACTTTAAGGGTATCATCCAAACGGATGGCTACAAGGTGTATGATTCCCTTTATGGGAAGCATGACACTATTCATTTAACGTTTTGTATGGCACATGCCAGACGCAAGTTTGTAGAAGCGCTCAATGACAATGAAGAACAGGCAAACCATGTCCTTGATGAGATGCAACTACTCTATAAGCTGGAAGCACAGATGAGAGAAAAGGGGTATGACTATCTACAGAAAACGAAGGAGAGAAAAGAGCATGCCACTCCTGTGCTGGACAGATTAGGGCAATGGCTGGAAAAGCACCAATACAGCCATAGGCCAACAAGTCCAATGGGCAAGGCTATAGAATATACGAGGTCAAGATGGGCAGGACTGAGTGTTTATGCACTTCATGGACAAATGGAAATAGACAATAACCTGGTTGAAAATGCCGTTCGTCCACTAGCTATAGGTCGTAAAGCGTATCTATTTGCAGGATCGCACAAGGCTGCGGAGATGACAGCAGCCATGTATTCTTTCATGGCCAGCTGCAAAAAGAACAAAATTAATGAGTTTGAATGGCTCAAGGACGTATTCGAAAGAATCCAGAGCCACAAGCAAAAAGATCTCTATCAACTACTACCTTCCAATTGGGAGAAACATAAAATCAAGTAG